A stretch of DNA from Paenibacillus sp. FSL W8-0186:
CTCCGGGTTCCCGCATGCAAGCCAAAATGGGGTCTATCAATTGGAGGCGCCAAATTGGTGGACGGCCGGCTTCTGGCCTGGAATGCTTTGGCTTCTTTATCAGGAGAGCGGACAGGAACAGCTGAAGGCGCTGGCTGAGGAATGCGAGGTCAAGTTGGATGAAGTGCTGGATGGGTTCGAGAGGCTGGATCATGATTTAGGTTTTATGTGGACTTTGACCAGCGTGGCCAACTACAAGCTCCATGGGAATGAAGCTTCACGGGTCAGGGCCCTGAAGGCTGCGAACTATCTTGCCGCCCGCTTTAATTTGAGGGGGCAATATATTCGGGCATGGAATCCCTGGACAGAAGGAGAGCGCAACGAGGGGGTCGCGATCATCGACTGCTGCATGAATATGCCGCTCCTGTTCTGGGCTTCCCATGTCAGCGGCGACCCTCGCTATGCCCATGTTGCCGAGGCGCATACGGACACTGTGCTGAAGCATTTCATTCGGGCGGACGGCTCAGTGTATCATATCGTCAATTTTGATCCGCATACGGGAGGAATGCTGGAAGGGCTGGGCGGCCAGGGATATGCCCCGGAATCCGCCTGGTCGCGGGGGGCCGCGTGGGCTATTTATGGCCTGACTCTGGCGTATCATCATACCGGCAAGGACGATTATTATCAGGCTGCCAAGCGTGTGGCGAACTTCTTCCTCAGCAGACTGCCGGAGGACAGTGTGCCGGTTTGGGATTTCCGGGCCCCGGACGAGCTGCGCAATTTGCGCGATAGTTCAGCCGGCTCCTGTGCGGCAAGCGGTCTTCTGCTGCTCGCGGATAAGAGCGAGGGAGGGGACGCAGATGTTTACCGTGCAGGCGGTGAGCGCATCTTGAAGTCACTGTACGAAAACTACGGCGCTTGGGATGTTCCTGCAGAGGAAGGATTGCTGCTGCATGGCACCAGCAACTATCCGCAGGGAACCAATATTGACGTTCCGTTAATTTACGGCGACTTCTTTTTTGTGGAAGGCTTGGCTCGGCTGAAGGGCTGGGGTCCGTCTTACTGGGAGTAGCTTTCTTACCGTCTTGGAGTGATCGCTGTTTACAGGTCATGATATGGTTCTAGCATTTTTAGAGCAGCGTATGTATAAAACAATGGAATATGCTCCAACAGAAACAGCCCCAGCCTAAGATTAGAGCAATCTTATGGCTGGGGCTGTTTGCTGGAGAGGCATGCGCAATTCCAAAAATGAATGGAGGAGAATACAAATGGAACTTGCCTCTATAGGTGGCGGAGTTTTTGCTTTTTTGGTTTTTTTAATTTATGTGTCGTTTGTAGGGTTGAGTGTCTATGGCTTAATCCTATTTATTAAGCTTGCTCGCAGAGGGATCAAGGCATTGGATATTTATCTCAATGAAAAGGGGCGTTAGAGTGAATTAATCCACATTCCAGTTAGCGATCATGCTCCTAGCCATTTCCATATCGGATTCTTTTCCTGTGGTCAGCGCGAATTTGGCAACCAGGGCCGGATAAGCGGCCCATTGCTCCGCGATGTGTTCATGCATGCGGGGCCAGGTTTTGCCCCCTGCTGTTTCATAGCGGGTCAGCAGATCCCGCAATCCCTCCCGGCCAAATAGGGCATAAAGAATAACAAAATCTTTGCCGGGATCGGCAATCTCAGCTTCCGTCCAATCAATTAAGCCCGTAACCCGCTGGTGATCGTCCACAATGATATGAGGCGGATGCAAATCGCCGTGGTGAAGCACGGAATGATCAGGCCAGTAGGAATCGGTAGAGAGCCATTCCGTCCAACGGTCGTACAGCTTGGCAGGGATGGTGAAGGATTGTTTTACTTCTTCGATGTTTGCGGCAAAAGATTCCCGCGTTTCCTGTGGAGTTTTGTAACGAACGCCGCCCTGGATCGCTTCGCTGTGTTCGATGCTGTGCAAGGCCGCTATTGCCCTTGCCAGAGAATCAAAGAATTCATCGGTTAATGAATCCTGAGGGAACCTCCAGGCATAACCGCCGCCAGCAGGGTCAACCGTAGCAATGGGATGCCCGCTCAGCAACGGATATGCGATAAGCCCGGGCGTAAAAATGCGCCAGTCCGGCACCTCAACGGGCAGATGCTGACCAACGACCTGCAGCACCTTCTGCTCATTTTCCGCTCGCTCCCACACGTCTTTGCGTCTAGGCTTTCGAAGCACCCACTTCTCTCCTTGCAGATCCTTGGCAAAAACAACGAGAAAGTCCAACCCGGACTCATTCATCTCGACATGATCGGAGTTTAAGCGCAAGCCGTTTCGCTCCGCCTGGCTTAAGAGCTCATGGATAATATGTTGCTGATCGCTTGAATATTGTTTCGTCATAAAGGCATTCTCCTTTTTTGGCAGAAAATAAAAAAACACAGACATTCTGATGTCCGTGCAGCCGTAATCGAATATAGATATGCCTTAACGCTTCAGCGCCCGCGCAGAAGCAATGACGTGATTGGGTACGCAAAAAGAAGCACTCCATAAAGAGTAACTATTACGGAAGGCGGACTCACGTAAAAAAGGCAGACTTATCCCGATTACTCTGCATGAGACAGAGCAGAAACAGCGGTTGCAATTATTTGCATTGCTTTCTCAATCGGGCATAAATTAGCACACGTGACCCTCCAATCTGTAATATATTGTCATGATATCATACTTTGTTGACGAAAACATCCGTAATCAGAATTATAATCATAATTAGTGAGATGTTGGCGCTGAAATGAATGTATTATTACCTCTCGCTAGAATATATGTTCGGTTTTGTAGTAAAAATAAAAGCCGTTTCCGGCTTAAAGAATTTGAAGATAAATTATTCGAAATTATTAGTTAAAACAATAAGATGAGTAAAAGTTCCACCTATCGCATTAGGCACTTCCATTCTACCTATGACCAGCCCGGTTAGTGAGACAAGATCATTTTCTTGGATATCGCCACTTGGAACAGTAGATAGTACATCAATAATCGTTTCATTATCGGTTAACATAACAATCTCGGAACGTAAGAAATTATCAGGATTTGGGGGATAGTCCTGGACAATCTGAGCGTACCCTTTAATTGCAATAGGTTCGCCATAATAATCCCAAGGTGCTTTAAAAACTTTTGAGATATCAACTTTACTTCCGTTTTTTAATGGACCGGATTTTTCCATATATTCTAACCCTACCAAGATATTTCCGCTTGTTGTTGGGTTTTCATCAGTAATATTCCAATCACCGCTTGAAATGTCTTGCTCTTGAGCAGCTACAGAGATTTCCTCGTCTAGCTTAGCTTTTTCTTCCGCTTCTTTATCTGCAAGCTCCTTTTTCAATCGCTCTGCTTCAGCTTTTAGTTTTTCATTCTCTGCTTCAATCTCTTGCTGTTTGGTGTCACTAGAGCTATTAGTTTGGTCACTAATCTTTCCCTCATTGGTTCCACAAGCTGAGACTACTATCGCGATTACAAAAATAACTGCTGCTAGTTTTAAATTCTTCATGTTTGTTCATTCTCTTTCAAAGTCCCCATCGGCTGGAGTATTTGCTCACTTCTTCTTGTCTTCTTTCATTTTTGTGAGTTGTTGACGGTATGCCTTCAAGGTGGCTTCCATAACCGCAATTTCGTCAGGCGTATAATTTTTTGAACCACCGTAAAATGACATATTTGTAGCAAGGCTTCGAGGTGTGTCTGTAATCCCAAGTAAGTAATCTGAATCGATATCAAGTATTTCAACAAGCTTCACAAGAGTGGTTGAATCTACATCTCTTTTACCGGACTCATAGTTTCCATAAGCTTGCCGAGTGATATCTAATTTATTAGCCATATCTTCCTGGGTAAGTTTCTTTTCGAGACGTTTATTTTTTAAACGATCAGTTCGTAACACCCTATCACCTCAAAGGTAATTATAACGCAACTTTTTGTTGCTACTAAGTATAGAAACAAAAAGTTACATATTTTGAATTTTGTAAACAAAATGTTTCGTGTGATGAAGCATCAAACCGATATTAGGGAATGATTAAACCAGATGTGAGAAAGTTCCATTACCCCCATATATGAGGATCGTTGAATTCTATTAAATCTAGCAAGAAAAGACCCGTCAACCCAAATGGGTTACCAACGTCACAAAATATTTTGTTGGAACGATAGCTGTATCTTTCATTAATTAAATGTATAATTATGGGATTGAGGAGGGGAGATCCGCATTGAAGATAGTCGAACTGGATGCAAAGAAGCTGGTAGGAATACGCGTAGTATGCCCAGGTGATCAGTATGTCAGCGAGATTCCCAGAGCTGCGGTACATCTCAAAGAAAGACTAGGCGAGATCAAGGAAGTAGTTAATCCCGCTAGACTGATCGGCGCTTTCGTAGCTGGGGATTTTTCTGAGGAAGAGGATGGCTACTGGGTCTGTGTTGAGGTTGATGAAGTGAAGGAAGTTCCTGCCGGCATGGTCTCCATCGTAGTTCCCGGACAGAAATATGCGGTGCTGAGGCATACGGGACCTCATACGGAAATAAGAAATTCATATAAGAAGCTGCATCAATGGATAGCGGACAATCAGCTTGAAAGGCTCCCTAGATCATGGCATCTGGAGATCACGGTGGAGTGGGGTCAGGAAGGGATAAATGAGATTGTGACAGACTTGTACGACACAGTTAGATAATTTTTGTTGGCACGGACAATTCGAGCTGGAAAATAAGTTAGGAGAGATCACGATGAACGGACAAATTGTTCAGGGGTACGATTACAACATTTGGGCAAACGAGAGAGTGATTCAGCATCTTCGCACGCTGCCGGAGGAATTATTCCTAACAGAAGTGAATCTGGGCTTCAAATCGATGGCAGAAGTCTTAGGGCACCTTGCTTCGGCCGACGAAGTCTGGTTTGCCCGGATCAAGGAAGAAGAACCTCCATCCCTAGCGGCAAAATCATTCAGCAGCATTGAGCAAGCCAGCAATCACATAACCGGTCTGCAGTCGCGGATTCGCCAACATTTGACCTCGATCAGCGATTTCGAGAAGAGGGTGATTTATAGAAACACCATGGGCCAAGAGTTCCAAAATTCGATATCAGAGATCATTCAACATGTCGTAAACCACGGAACCTATCACAGGGGGAATATTACTACAATTCTAAGATACTTAGGGCATAGTGGAATAATGACGGATTACATCGCTTTTTTAAGGGGAAAATGACTAGCTGAGCGCTGCATTAATGGATAGCAGACAATCAGCTTTGAAAGACACCTTGGAGTATGACACAGTTAAATGAATTCCGGGTGTCGGTTGAAACCATCACAATTACCTATCATAACCATAAGAAATCTGTAATTGATCATAGATTACGTCCGCTCCTATACTGTAACTAAGTAGCAAAGCTACATAATTTCAGAGGAGATGATCGTAATGTCAAAAGCGGTTTTTTATCATGCGGGTTGTCCGGTTTGCGTGGATGCGGAGCAGGTTGTGCTCAGGTATCTTGACGAATCTAAAATCACTACGGAGATCGTACATTTGGGTACGGTTCGGAATCGCATTGAAGAAGCGGAGAGTGCCGGGGTTCAATCCGTTCCTGCTTTGGTGATTGACGGAAATGTGTATCACATCAACTATGGCGAGAGCCTGGAGGATGTCAAAAAAGGTTAATGTGCAAAAAAAGGAGGTGCCTGCTTAGGCGCCTTTTCCTTTTACATATCAGCTTTTATCTAACCGTGTTTGCATGTAAAATGGATACGAGAATGAACATGGAAGGTACGAATAGCTATGATATTTGATCCCCAGCACCGCAAAGACAATCGTTCAGCCCGCGTTAGCATGGCTCTTTTCCGGATGTCGCAGGCCATCAAAAAGGTGACGCAGGCAGAGAGTGACGCGCTGGGATTGTCGCCCGTACAGATTCAAGCGCTGCTGTTTGCAGCATATACCCGAAACGATGTAGCTACCGTGGGCAACTTTGCAGATGCCATCGGTACGACCCATGTAACTGCGGTGAAGATCATCAATGGATTGCTCAGAAAAGGGCTGGTGACCAAAGCACAAAAGCCCGAGGATCGCCGAGTGACCTTGCTCCTTTTGACTGCAGAAGGCAAGGTCATCATTTCGCAGCTGAACCATTGGGGGCACTCCCTGGAAGAAGCGGTCGGTTCTATATCAGATGAAGCTTTGGCGGATTTCGAGCTAGGACTCGGCGCTATCATTTCAGCCATGCAACAACGCGGCCAGCTTGTGGTTGCTGAACCCTGCTTGGGCTGTGTACATTTTCATCCGAATGTCGGCGATGCCGCAGCACCTCATTATTGCGGGCTTATCCAAAAATATCTTACCCACGAAGCCTCTCTCCAAGAATGCCCCGAACATACTCCTTCTATCGAAGTCTAAAAGAAATAGGCCGAGCTTCGCTTTCCTCCTGCCTTTTACGGGACTTCACTCCCTCTTAATCATAGGAATACCCTATCGAAACGATATAAATTATTGAATTGAACAATCGATTCCTGCGCCCTATACTAGAGCGAAATACGGATACCGTCTCCTGAAAGGAATTGAACGAGAATTATGGTTCATCATCGTACCCCCTTATTTACTGCTTTAACCGAGCATGCCAAGCGCAATCCAATTCCGTTCCATATACCCGGCCACAAAAAAGGCGAAGGTATGGAAAACGGGTTTAAAACCTTTCTGGGTGAGAATGCCTTGTCCATCGATTTGATTAATATTGCGCCTTTGGATGACTTGCACCAGCCCACCGGTGTAATTGATGAAGCACAGCGCTTGGCTGCGTATGCTTTTGGTGCGGATTACTCTTTGTTTTCCGTGCAGGGTACAAGTACCGCGATTATGACGATGATCATGTCGGTTTGCGGCCCGGGCGATAAAATTATCGTGCCGCGCAACCTGCATAAGTCGATTTTATCGGCGATTATTTTTGCGGGAGCCAAGCCGATCTTTGTTATCCCGGAGCGGGATGCGGACTTAGGCATCGATCACGGTATTTCCGTTCGCTCGGTCAAGAAGGCGATCGAATGGCATCCGGATGCCAAGGCCGTATTGGTAATCAATCCGACGTATTTCGGGGTATGCACGAATTTAAAGGCGATCGTTGATCTGGCCCATCATTATGGCATACCCGTACTCGTCGACGAGGCGCATGGAGCGCTGCTGCATTTTCACGACAAGTTTCCGCTATCAGCGATGCAGGCCGGCGCAGATCTGGCGGCGACAAGCATGCACAAGCTCGGTGGTTCATTGACCCAGAGCTCGCTTCTCCATATCAAGAAGGGCATTGTTCAACTGGAAAAAGTGCAGGCGATGTTCAGTATGCTGACAACGACCTCCACTTCGTATATTCTGTTGGCTTCCTTGGATGCGGCGCGCAAGCAGCTCGCCCTGCAAGGCCGCGAAATGTCGGACAAAGCGATTCGTTTGGCGGAGTACGCCAGAAGCCGAATCAATGAAATTCCCGGCCTGTCTTCCTTCGGGAGAGAGATTTTGTGGACGGATGCGGCGTTTGATTTCGATCCTACCAAGCTTACGGTGCATGTTCGGGAGCTTGGAATGACCGGATATGATGCGGAGCATTGGCTGCGAGATCATTACAACATTGAAGTGGAGCTGAGCGATTTATACAATATCCTGTGCTTAATCACGCCGGGCGACTCGAAAGAGAGCATAGATTGCCTACTGGATGCTTTAGCCGAGCTTGCCAACGTGCAGCACAAGCAACAAGCGGATCCTCAAGCTATGGATGTAAAATTACCCGAGATTCCACAGCTGGCCTTAACGCCGAGGGATGCTTTTTACGGGAATGCCGAGTTTGTTCCCGTGGGGCAGTCGGCCGGACGGATCATTGCCGAAGCCATCTATGTTTATCCTCCGGGCATTCCGATTTTGCTGCCTGGGGAAGTGATTGCACAGCAGCATATCCGCTACATTCTGGAGCACTTGGAGGTCGGCCTTCCTGTAAAAGGCCCTGAAGATTTAACGGTTCAAAACGTGAAGGTTGTTATTGAAGCGAAAGCGATTTTTTAGAGGGAGGAATTGAGATGGAGCAATTACTGAAACAAGATCCGGCTATAGCCAAAGCGATTCAGCAAGAACTGGAACGACAGCGTGACAAAATTGAACTGATTGCTTCGGAGAATTTTGTCAGTGAAGCGGTTATGGAGGCGATGGGCACTGTTTTAACCAATAAATACGCGGAAGGCTACCCTGGAAAAAGATTTTACGGCGGATGTCAGTACGTGGACAGGGTAGAGGATTTGGCCAGGCAAAGAGTGAAGGAGCTGTTCGGGGCAGAGCATGCCAACGTGCAGCCCCATTCGGGAGCACAGGCCAATATGGCCGTTTATTTTGCCGCTGTAAACGCCGGGGATACGATTCTTGGCATGAATCTGTCGCATGGCGGCCACTTGACGCATGGAAGTCCCGTAAATGCTTCTGGTAAATTATACAATTTCATTCCATATGGAGTTAATGCTCAGACCTCTCGCATTGATTTTGATGAGGTGCGAAAGCTGGCGCATAAACACAAGCCGCGCATGATCGTTGTAGGGGCAAGCGCCTATCCGCGTACAATTGATTTCGAGCCTTTTGCCCAGATTGCTGAAGAAGTAGGCGCGCTGTTCCTTGTAGACATGGCTCACATTGCGGGGATCGTTGCAGCAGGCTTGCATCCGAATCCCGTGCCCCACGCCCATTTTGTGACAACGACCACCCATAAGACGCTGCGCGGGCCGAGAGGCGGGGTGATTTTATGCAAGGAATCGTGGGCGCAAGCCATTGATAAAGCAGTCTTTCCAACGACGCAGGGCGGCCCGCTGATGCATATGATTGCCGCTAAGGCTGTCGCTTTCGAGGAAAATGCCGGAGCTGAATTCAGAATATATATGGAACGCGTCCTGCAGAACGCCAAAATATTGGCGGAGGCTTTAATGGCAGAAGGCCTGCACGCCGTTTCCGGAGGAACAGACAATCATCTCATTCTTCTGGATCTTCGGAATATTGAGCTGACCGGCAAAGAGGCCCAGCAGCTTTTAGATGAAATTGGAATTACCGTCAATAAGAACACTATTCCTTTTGATCCTACAAGCCCGCTTGTCACGAGCGGGATTCGGCTCGGAACCCCTGCGGCTACAACAAGAGGCATGGGTCCGGAGGAAATGAAGGAGATTGCCGGTATCATTGCGACTGCTTTGAAGCATCCGCGTCATTCGGCGGTTCGCGAGCAATTGAAGGGCAAGGTACAGGAAATTACCTCGCGGTTCTCTTTATATGAGACAACAATGAGCTGAAGGAGGAGAAGCCATGACATCCAGCACCAGTAGAAAGGATTCATACTCCAGAGCAGCCTTCGCTGAGGCCAGGAGCGTGATCCCCGGAGGGGTAAACAGCCCGGTTCGCGCCTTTTCATCGGTCGGCTTATCCCCTGTGTTCATTGCAGGCGGACAAGGCTCGCACGTGTTCGATATCGATGGAAATGAGTTCATAGATTATATCGGCTCATGGGGGCCGTTGATCCTGGGGCATGCTCATCCGGAGGTTGTCGAGGCGGTAGGAAAGGCGGCGGCTCAAGGAACAAGCTTTGGCTTGCCTACAGAAATTGAAACAAAAATGGCCAGGCTGATCATCGAAAGCGTTCCGTCTATAGATATGGTACGCATGGTGAATTCCGGCACGGAAGCCTCAATGAGTGCGCTGCGTCTGGCCAGAGGATATACGAAGCGGCACAAAATTGTGAAATTCCAAGGAGGCTATCACGGGCATGCCGATGCTTTGCTCATTAAATCCGGCTCAGGGGTGGCGACCTTGGGCTTGCCGGATAGCCCGGGAATTCCTGAAAGTGTCGCTGCAAATACAATTACGGTGCCTTATAACAGTATCGCTAGCATTCGTCATGTATTCGAGCAATGTGGCGAACAAATCGCTGCGGTCATCGTTGAGCCAGTGGCCGGGAATATGGGGGTTGTGCCGCCTTTACCCGGTTTTCTTCAAGGGTTAAGGGAGATTACCGCACAGTACGGCAGCCTGCTGATCTTCGATGAGGTCATGACGGGATTCCGCGTAGGCTATCAGGGGGCCCAAGGGCTGTACGGAATCAAGCCGGATCTTACCTGCTTTGGAAAAGTGATTGGCGGAGGTCTCCCGGTAGGCGCTTATGGCGGCAAGCATGAAATTATGCAGCAGATTGCTCCTGCCGGGCCCGTCTATCAAGCCGGAACGCTATCGGGCAATCCGCTCGCCATGACGGCTGGATATACGACTTTGCAATTGCTTGCACAGCCTGGAATCTATGACAAATTGGAAAGAAAAGCGGCTCGGCTGGCGGAAGGTTTTATACGAAATGCCAAAATGGCAGGGATTCCCCTCAAGATCAACAGGGTAGGCTCGATGCTGTCTGCTTTTTTTACGGAACATGATGTCGTGGATTATGAGACAGCTCAACGTTCGAATATGCGGCTGTTTAAACAATACTATGCAGCGATGCTGGATCGTGGCATTTTAACAGCACCAACCCCCTATGAAGTCATGTTCGTATCGGCTGCGCATTCGGATGAGGATATCGAGGCTACGATCAAAGCCCATTTCGAGGCAGTAAAAGCGATCAAGGAGTGATGTGGTTTGAATATGGCTGAGCCTATTGACAACGGCGTTCTGTTTCCGGCCTACACGAAATATCCCGTCTCGCTGATCAAAGGGAATGGAAGCCGGCTCTGGGATGACCAAGGCAAAGAATATTTGGACTTTATGTCAGGAATTGCGGTATGTAATTTGGGACATGTGCCCTTAAAAATAAAACGAAGAATACAGGAACAGCTTGAACAAGTGTGGCATGTATCCAACCTGTTCCATATTCCGAACCAGCAGAAGCTGGCGCAAATGCTTACCGCTCACAGCTGTGCGGATCTCGTCTTCTTTTGCAATAGCGGGGCAGAAGCCAATGAGGCTGCAATCAAATGTGCCAGAAGATATCACCAGCGGGTGCTTGGCAATGGCAGATACGAAATCATCACGTTCGAAAAATCCTTTCACGGGCGCACGATGGCCACATTGACCGCGACGGGGCAGGATAAGGTCAAGGATGGATTTTTTCCGCTGCCGGAGGGATTTGCCTATGCACGATATAACGATATTCAATCGGTAGAAGATAGGATCACGGAGCGGACCGCAGCGATCATGCTTGAACTCGTACAGGGAGAAGGTGGCGTCTATGCCGCGGATCCCGAGTTTGTGACCCGGCTCTCCGTTCTATGCAAGGAGCGAGGGCTGCTGCTTATGATCGATGAGGTGCAGACGGGGATGGGGCGAACGGGGAAGCTGTTTGCTTACGAGCATTATGGCATCGAGCCGGATATCATCACGCTTGCCAAAGGGCTGGCCAGCGGATTTCCTATCGGAGCAATGATGGGGAAGAAGAAGCTTCGCGACGCCTTCTCCCCAGGAAGCCATGCGTCGACATTTGGAGGCGCCCCGCTTGCGGCGGCGGCTGGCCTGGCTACGCTAGAGACGATACTCGAGGAACGTTTATGTGAACGAGCGGAACAGATGGGCGCATATGCTTTGCAAAGGCTGCAGGAGCAGCTTCAGTCCTATTCTATCGTTCAATCCGTAAGGGGCCTCGGTCTGTTGATCGGCCTTGAATGCCGCGAACCGATTGCCCCCGTCATTCAGGAACTGCTGCTGCACGGACTATTGGTATTGGCAGCAGGTACTCACGTGATTCGTTTTATGCCTAGCTTATATATTACAAAGGAAGAAATTGACCAGGCCGTGGAC
This window harbors:
- a CDS encoding glycoside hydrolase family 88 protein, which translates into the protein MNTELSWVNEAWDKSLEKTLHNTARIGSGFPHASQNGVYQLEAPNWWTAGFWPGMLWLLYQESGQEQLKALAEECEVKLDEVLDGFERLDHDLGFMWTLTSVANYKLHGNEASRVRALKAANYLAARFNLRGQYIRAWNPWTEGERNEGVAIIDCCMNMPLLFWASHVSGDPRYAHVAEAHTDTVLKHFIRADGSVYHIVNFDPHTGGMLEGLGGQGYAPESAWSRGAAWAIYGLTLAYHHTGKDDYYQAAKRVANFFLSRLPEDSVPVWDFRAPDELRNLRDSSAGSCAASGLLLLADKSEGGDADVYRAGGERILKSLYENYGAWDVPAEEGLLLHGTSNYPQGTNIDVPLIYGDFFFVEGLARLKGWGPSYWE
- a CDS encoding macrolide 2'-phosphotransferase, translated to MTKQYSSDQQHIIHELLSQAERNGLRLNSDHVEMNESGLDFLVVFAKDLQGEKWVLRKPRRKDVWERAENEQKVLQVVGQHLPVEVPDWRIFTPGLIAYPLLSGHPIATVDPAGGGYAWRFPQDSLTDEFFDSLARAIAALHSIEHSEAIQGGVRYKTPQETRESFAANIEEVKQSFTIPAKLYDRWTEWLSTDSYWPDHSVLHHGDLHPPHIIVDDHQRVTGLIDWTEAEIADPGKDFVILYALFGREGLRDLLTRYETAGGKTWPRMHEHIAEQWAAYPALVAKFALTTGKESDMEMARSMIANWNVD
- a CDS encoding cell envelope integrity protein TolA, producing the protein MKNLKLAAVIFVIAIVVSACGTNEGKISDQTNSSSDTKQQEIEAENEKLKAEAERLKKELADKEAEEKAKLDEEISVAAQEQDISSGDWNITDENPTTSGNILVGLEYMEKSGPLKNGSKVDISKVFKAPWDYYGEPIAIKGYAQIVQDYPPNPDNFLRSEIVMLTDNETIIDVLSTVPSGDIQENDLVSLTGLVIGRMEVPNAIGGTFTHLIVLTNNFE
- a CDS encoding helix-turn-helix transcriptional regulator, which produces MLRTDRLKNKRLEKKLTQEDMANKLDITRQAYGNYESGKRDVDSTTLVKLVEILDIDSDYLLGITDTPRSLATNMSFYGGSKNYTPDEIAVMEATLKAYRQQLTKMKEDKKK
- a CDS encoding GyrI-like domain-containing protein — protein: MKIVELDAKKLVGIRVVCPGDQYVSEIPRAAVHLKERLGEIKEVVNPARLIGAFVAGDFSEEEDGYWVCVEVDEVKEVPAGMVSIVVPGQKYAVLRHTGPHTEIRNSYKKLHQWIADNQLERLPRSWHLEITVEWGQEGINEIVTDLYDTVR
- a CDS encoding DinB family protein, whose protein sequence is MNGQIVQGYDYNIWANERVIQHLRTLPEELFLTEVNLGFKSMAEVLGHLASADEVWFARIKEEEPPSLAAKSFSSIEQASNHITGLQSRIRQHLTSISDFEKRVIYRNTMGQEFQNSISEIIQHVVNHGTYHRGNITTILRYLGHSGIMTDYIAFLRGK
- a CDS encoding thioredoxin family protein, encoding MSKAVFYHAGCPVCVDAEQVVLRYLDESKITTEIVHLGTVRNRIEEAESAGVQSVPALVIDGNVYHINYGESLEDVKKG
- a CDS encoding MarR family transcriptional regulator yields the protein MIFDPQHRKDNRSARVSMALFRMSQAIKKVTQAESDALGLSPVQIQALLFAAYTRNDVATVGNFADAIGTTHVTAVKIINGLLRKGLVTKAQKPEDRRVTLLLLTAEGKVIISQLNHWGHSLEEAVGSISDEALADFELGLGAIISAMQQRGQLVVAEPCLGCVHFHPNVGDAAAPHYCGLIQKYLTHEASLQECPEHTPSIEV
- a CDS encoding aminotransferase class I/II-fold pyridoxal phosphate-dependent enzyme, with protein sequence MVHHRTPLFTALTEHAKRNPIPFHIPGHKKGEGMENGFKTFLGENALSIDLINIAPLDDLHQPTGVIDEAQRLAAYAFGADYSLFSVQGTSTAIMTMIMSVCGPGDKIIVPRNLHKSILSAIIFAGAKPIFVIPERDADLGIDHGISVRSVKKAIEWHPDAKAVLVINPTYFGVCTNLKAIVDLAHHYGIPVLVDEAHGALLHFHDKFPLSAMQAGADLAATSMHKLGGSLTQSSLLHIKKGIVQLEKVQAMFSMLTTTSTSYILLASLDAARKQLALQGREMSDKAIRLAEYARSRINEIPGLSSFGREILWTDAAFDFDPTKLTVHVRELGMTGYDAEHWLRDHYNIEVELSDLYNILCLITPGDSKESIDCLLDALAELANVQHKQQADPQAMDVKLPEIPQLALTPRDAFYGNAEFVPVGQSAGRIIAEAIYVYPPGIPILLPGEVIAQQHIRYILEHLEVGLPVKGPEDLTVQNVKVVIEAKAIF
- the glyA gene encoding serine hydroxymethyltransferase; amino-acid sequence: MEQLLKQDPAIAKAIQQELERQRDKIELIASENFVSEAVMEAMGTVLTNKYAEGYPGKRFYGGCQYVDRVEDLARQRVKELFGAEHANVQPHSGAQANMAVYFAAVNAGDTILGMNLSHGGHLTHGSPVNASGKLYNFIPYGVNAQTSRIDFDEVRKLAHKHKPRMIVVGASAYPRTIDFEPFAQIAEEVGALFLVDMAHIAGIVAAGLHPNPVPHAHFVTTTTHKTLRGPRGGVILCKESWAQAIDKAVFPTTQGGPLMHMIAAKAVAFEENAGAEFRIYMERVLQNAKILAEALMAEGLHAVSGGTDNHLILLDLRNIELTGKEAQQLLDEIGITVNKNTIPFDPTSPLVTSGIRLGTPAATTRGMGPEEMKEIAGIIATALKHPRHSAVREQLKGKVQEITSRFSLYETTMS
- the hemL gene encoding glutamate-1-semialdehyde 2,1-aminomutase; this encodes MTSSTSRKDSYSRAAFAEARSVIPGGVNSPVRAFSSVGLSPVFIAGGQGSHVFDIDGNEFIDYIGSWGPLILGHAHPEVVEAVGKAAAQGTSFGLPTEIETKMARLIIESVPSIDMVRMVNSGTEASMSALRLARGYTKRHKIVKFQGGYHGHADALLIKSGSGVATLGLPDSPGIPESVAANTITVPYNSIASIRHVFEQCGEQIAAVIVEPVAGNMGVVPPLPGFLQGLREITAQYGSLLIFDEVMTGFRVGYQGAQGLYGIKPDLTCFGKVIGGGLPVGAYGGKHEIMQQIAPAGPVYQAGTLSGNPLAMTAGYTTLQLLAQPGIYDKLERKAARLAEGFIRNAKMAGIPLKINRVGSMLSAFFTEHDVVDYETAQRSNMRLFKQYYAAMLDRGILTAPTPYEVMFVSAAHSDEDIEATIKAHFEAVKAIKE
- a CDS encoding acetylornithine transaminase, with the translated sequence MAEPIDNGVLFPAYTKYPVSLIKGNGSRLWDDQGKEYLDFMSGIAVCNLGHVPLKIKRRIQEQLEQVWHVSNLFHIPNQQKLAQMLTAHSCADLVFFCNSGAEANEAAIKCARRYHQRVLGNGRYEIITFEKSFHGRTMATLTATGQDKVKDGFFPLPEGFAYARYNDIQSVEDRITERTAAIMLELVQGEGGVYAADPEFVTRLSVLCKERGLLLMIDEVQTGMGRTGKLFAYEHYGIEPDIITLAKGLASGFPIGAMMGKKKLRDAFSPGSHASTFGGAPLAAAAGLATLETILEERLCERAEQMGAYALQRLQEQLQSYSIVQSVRGLGLLIGLECREPIAPVIQELLLHGLLVLAAGTHVIRFMPSLYITKEEIDQAVDIVSTVLERR